GGATTTGATGATTATTGAAATCTGAGAtcaatttgatcaaatcaatttCATATTCTGTCTTTTTCAGGTCAAAATGTTCTTCCAAGCAAAATTgtgcagaaaataataaaaaggtgaATTTTTGTGGCCAGCCACAGATGGAGCAAACAAAAACCTGATTAGAAATTTAGGATCAAAATCTGAGTTTGAACTTTCTTTGCTCTCATATAAAAGCAAATCATCTGCATAGAAACGTAGAAAACTGAACTTAGAACGGACAATTCAATGTTGCTTCAACCTCCAGAGAATACAGATATATATCATCCAGATTAAACCTGGAGAagttaacagaaaaaataacaaacactgaagaaaaatgaacaatgCTCAAGTTattagtttcagatttttaatttttttttctaaatatgagATTTTGGCTCAACGTACATGACATTAAAACCCAGATGAGAAGATCCTTCTTTCCGTGAACTGGACtaatctgcagctttaatggatCATTTCATGTAAAACGTTGAAGGTTAAAAGCTGAATATGTTTAATTTCTCCCATCTGTGTGGGTCTGGACTATAACCTGGAGGAAAAGCATCTTCAAtctgcagccatgttggattttgtttttaatctgccaAAAACCTGCTGACCGAATCTGAACCCGGAGCCGGAGCCGGAGCCGGAGCCTTCACATTTACACTCCACAAATTAAACTGCATCCCTCTAAATGTCATATTTGGTTTTTATGGATCGGTGTCAAAATTTAAACAGCCAGTCTGAAGAACCAGTCGGTCCCAAACCAAGGAACCGGATCGAATCAGAGCTGAAACTCCGATCCAGGACGGGAATTGGAAAAAAGCAGCCAGAGCTGAGCAGAAAACCGATTTATTATCTGGTGTCGAAGATTAAGTTCTGACGACCCGAATGAGACAAAAAGGAATTTGGTCCAAATTGGCTTTAAATCGAAGGGAACCAAATGGCTCCGGTTGGTCCGCTCCAGTTGATCCGGTCCGGGTTTCATCTCAGATTCTGTCAGTAAACTTCAGTTTGCCAAATTGAGGAGAGCGTCGGGTTTCCAGAACCTTCCCTGCTGATCTCTGAGCAGATCAAATTTCTAGTTTGATTTTCTGccagaatgttttttaaatgtgacagaAGAAAAACTAGTGAAGGTTGAAAACATGATAGAAAGAGAGGATGTTTGATTTCTTTAACGCAGCGGGAAAAAGCCCAAACGTACGGCAGAATAATCCAAGCTGGCCTCACacagcagggggcgctctcCTCCTGATGCTAAACAATCATGTTTGGGCTCGAAACACAACATAGGAAAAGGTccatttttttgcattaaaaaatttgaaaattattcattttaaaactctgacaaagaagagaagaagaagctggacgataaattattATGGTTCCTGTTTGTGTTATGGCTGCTTTGCTGCCACCAAGTGGCCAGAATTAGTCACATtgtgacaaatagaaaatgttttttttgctttaaagcatgaaaacatTCTCAATTATAATGAAAGGAGAGAAACAAGTCCTCATTGCATTGGACTTGAAAACCTAActtaaagaaatgttgcaatttttctGATGggacacagaaccagaacactgCGGTCCAACATGCTTTCTGTGAACAGAAGAAACTTCATCTAACATGTCATTGTTATGCCTTCATGTTTCACCAAACCAATGTTCATCAGAAGCAAAGATCGGAGATTTggagctgaaaatgtttgactcctgtttgtgttttccagcccaAACGTAGCTTCCTGTTGTGTCGCCGTGACGATCCGTGCTTCGTCTGCGGACTGGTAGTTCAACTTTTAGCTGTGAATGTAGTGAAACCTGGACTCTCTGTTAACGAGTCACCAGCCAAACATTAAGGTAGAAAACATTAACTCTGAGCCCTCATGATGCCATCTGTGTTGTACCAAGTGTCAAAACCGAAGCAATAAATCCAACATGAAGACAAACCGTATCTGTGGTTGTTGGGTTGGGAAAACGTCTTTATCTGATGGGTGAATTATTTCAATTTAGACTCGATGACATCAGACCAATAATCTATGAAGGATCAATCTTctttctgagctgctgctgcacctgCAGGAGAGCACCAAAaggaaccaatcagagccaggaggcggggcttagcgctgtcaaccAACTtcatgtacttgctgctaaTAGCAGAGAAACTACTTACCATTataggaaaactgtttatctgctgtcaatGGTggttatgctaactagcctagctTTCGTGGCAGGATGTGTGGTGGTCAATCAGCTGCAGTGTagcatgaggatgattgacagcgctaagacccgcctcctggctcatTGTGTCTCATTCTGTCACTATGGTGACAAGCTGAGGAATATGTAAGAAACATCATTTCTAAtggttacatactgcagctttaaagtgtTTGGATCATTTTGAATAAATAGGAAACAGGAAATAGAAAAGTTTCTTTCAATGACTGAAGGCcattcagaagaaaatataGATGGAAgacataataaataataataaatcaatccCAGAAACTTTCCTAAACTAAAAACCTCCCAAAGTAATGGTGTGTGATGAGACTGAGGAGCCAGGAGACTCGGTGGCTCCGAGTCAACAAGTCTTCAGGGTTTCAACActtcagcagaaagaaaatcccCATCCACTCCATGATTTTTGTCTttagaaataatattaaatgtttaacataATAAGTTCTGCTCATCTTGGTCTTCAATACAAGCCTGAAGAGACACTTATCAGGATTTATGGGTAAATATAGCAGAATATTAGTGAACATTTATCTGATGCTGTCTGATTATTTTACTAGAAACTCAAAGTTCTTTCATGAGGCCAGAAGGTTGATCCGGCAGATCTCTAATCCGTTCAGGGATTTATAAACTACCAGCAGGTATGAAAGTCTCTACAAAGTTTAAACTACTGCTGAAGAAATGCAGAACCAGGTGGTGTAGAACCTAATGATGTAGAACTGGTTAATGCAGAACCAGGTggtgtctctatcctcctggttctagtcagaactccagcagcaggttctggtccagcagcagcgttctggaccgttgggttgtcaatcaaacctgtgaagacgctgctgcaggaatcaaagccactaaagagaaactaaagcctggatgagtttctctgatccgagactttagtctctggttctggaaatgttctgcagctgctagAAGGCCCACTGGGGAACCGGCTTTATGTGGATCTGGAGGGTCAGGGCAGAGGTGAGAGGTCAGCCTGATCTCTATTTTACAGCTGGAACAACTGAAACTGattctagatctataactccaGATTTACAGCTCTAGATCtatgactctagatcgttcctctttagtaacttcagtttctgttcataAAGTTTCGTCTCATCCATACATTTCTCTGATCTCTGTTCAGTgatggatggggtcaaaggtcacctgatGACATTATAACGTAGAACTGTGTCATCTGCGTTGTCATGGTAACTgatcttatttcctgttatacCCTGAGCCAGTGGGAGCTTATAGATATTGAATCAGAGGGTCAGGATGGAGCCTTGGGGAAACCCacatgtgacctctgacctcttgaTACGCTCCTTCCCACCTCAGCCCCTCCTGTTATccatgcagctgtggagctgaGCACTCCCAAGGACATCAAGCCTTGATAACAACATCTTATCGGACTTCTGCCAGGAGGCTGAGCAACGAGGTTTCATGGCCCTGTGATGTCACTTCCTtcactcatgtctttgttttgcactttgttttgtctgaatgttgccaTTTGTCCCAATGTGtcctttcctgtttttatttaattccccttttattatttagaaactGTAGAGTACTCACTATTTAGATCAATATTATACTTCTTAGattaatttttagattattatgcagAGAAACTCCTATTATTGCAACcaagaaaaggaattagaacaaacttagaatccagaaaaataaattcatccagaacaggaacatttagtttttattacttagaaactgtggagtactcattacttttacaaatttagagcacaTTTAGGAAGTCCAGACAATATTTATgcttatctaccaaccctgaacaggagtatctagtttatctagtttatttactttagatcaacattagtttctttttctaattctgctctttcctttggtttgtcattttgtttgtatttccttttaattcctgtaattccctttgtattgccttgttgctgaaaatatgctatagaaataaaatgaccttttaccTTTACCTCAGATCAGATCATTTGAAATGAAGGAAAGGTGGATGTAGGatatccagacagcaggaagaggagcttAATGGATTTATAATTTCCTCCAAGTTTTTATAGTTAAGTGTTTAAATCGAGTCATTTTTCCTGCATTTGTTGCTTGGCTACAGCATGGGTGATGGGTTTAGTGTGGATGTGCAGATTGATCCTGATTTTTGAATTTCCTCTGTAAAGATGTTGGTAATTCTCTGCAGGCTGTTAGAGACACAGGAGGGTTAGTGATCCTCTCAGCTGCTGCTAATAAAGCTCCAGCGTTGTTCATGATTTTATGATTTCCTCCCAGaatgtgttttagtgttttagtgAGGAGCGATAACTTCAGCCTGTCTCTGTAAAtgtgaaattgagtttttatCCTCTTTCACATCTCACTGTTGGAGTGTTTCTTCCTACCAGACTCGATCTTCACTGCGACAGGAGAAACGAATCAGTGAACATGATCTACCAGCTCCTCTGCAGGAGCGAGccgtaaaaaagtaaaagtaaagcttCCCAAATACTAGAGTCAAAGAAAAACCTTTCTACAGCTGAGTGAAATACTGCAGCATCCCTGCTGCTCTTACCTTTTGTATTCTGCAGGAGGTGTGGAGAAAAGTGGCATAGCTGCTAAATTTGAACCCTGACCTCCACAGGATTCATCTCAGACTTTGCTTGGGTAATTCCCATGTTCTTTGGAAATTGTGGATctgaagaaaaactttgtttcttGAATCTCTACATGACAGGGACATCCTTAAGTCTTTTGAGAcgctaaaaatacaatttcagcTCCCAGAAAGTCTGGAGCTACGTACATCTGTTAGACACCATGCAGTCTCTATCGCTCTCCTCCAGTAAAGCATGTGGACTAAAGGTTCCCACTTCATGCCCAGTTCACACAGCCAGATTTTAAGCTTGTCAGccaatttttaaaacctgagaGACGACTAACGTGAcgataaaaaaatctttggtaTTAAAGGTCTGGAGCACATTGACCGATTTCTAACATCCAGTCTTGAACAAATGGTGAATGAAGTAGACTAAGAAAACTGCCAGATATTTAGTTCTTTATATAAAGTTAGCATCAGAGCTCACTGCTGTCAGGCGAGTTCAAGCAAACCAtcagaaaatgacaacaattaAACATTAATGACAGCATGACTGGATAAATCAACCAGTGTGTTCAGTAAcgtggaaaatatttaaatgtagtCATTTAATCTGTGCCaagagcaaacagaaaacacaaaactgacgATTACtgtgaaaacatgtcaaaatacatatttatgtaaatgtgaATGTTCTCATCTCTTTGTTagtgttcatgtttttatattaatgtagggataaaataaaattactcgaTCACATGGAGCTGACTCaatcctgacctttgacccttcaGCGGCCATCAGGCAGTAGGAacagacgtttttttttttttacccctccagggtcttttgtggctctagtgtccctttttacaaaagtaggctgacaggaaacggggaaggagaggggggaagacatgcggcaaatatcgtcgggtccgcgagtcgaacccgcgtcgaggactcaaggcctccaaatatgggtcgcgctaaccgctacgccaccacggcacgccccagaCATTTAAAACGCTTCAGGTCTGAGGAGGACGAGCCGTCATGTTTAACCTGAAACTCAGTTTCTCATCTGCAGAGCCGTTTCCATGACGATTAATCCGTTTAGGTAAAATTTTAACTCGGCAGCAAACCTTCATCACATCTCCTCTCAGTGAAACAACAACTTTGGTTTAAATCACTGAAgtgtttattagtttgtttctgTCACAACCATCCGGCCAATCAGAGCGCAGCGCCGTTCAAAACGCCTCAGCTTCACCAAGTGATGGAAAAACTAAAGAGCAGAACTCAgaagaatcagaaccaaagagATTCTGTGGCATCTCagacaccagaaccagacagactctgaagaagaacagaaacaagttTATTATATTCtaccattaaaacaaaaatctgatcaATAAGTCAGAAAAACTGTCATGTTTCTCGGCCCAAACTGATCCAGAACCAAGCCTGGTTCTGTTTGGAGACAGAAACGGGTCCAAACAGCCACAACAGAACCTAGGAACCACTTTAGACTGAAGGACATTTTCTCATCTTAAAGCACAATGCTTCAAACATTATGgctgatgcttttattttggaatgaATCTTTTCATGCAGAAAACATAATCTGGAGTCACGTTTGtcctcagaggtcagaggtcagcagctTCACGTTGGTTACAAAcataaaaggaaacagaaagcTCTCAAGTAGAGACGTAAAAAGACAGAGGGATCAGCCAATAACAGCGCAGCATGGCCACCGACATCAGAGCAGGATGATGACGTCGAAGCTGCAAACGTCTGAAGCGGCGATGAAGACGACGGGCTGGAACCGAATCGTCAGTCGGACTTCTTGTCGCTGCTCGCCTGCAGGCAGAGAGCAGGGCAAAGACGGCGTTACATGGGAGGTCAGATTCTCTTTGATTTAAGGCGGTCTGACTGATTTAAGGCGGTCCTGCCGGGCCCTCGGTGTGCCGCTGACTGGAGGAACTCGCCTGCAGCTTGCTGTGCTCCTGCAGCAGCCGGTCGTACTCCACCGTCAGGTTCTCAGCCTGTTTCTTCATCGCCGTCACGTCGCTGTCTGATTTCTGAAGAGCTGCATCAGAACATCAGAGGTCAGATTAAACCTTAAAGCTTCTTCGGCTCTCATGTGACCTCCTGACCTTTCTTGGtgtcctgcagctgctccttAAGGGTTTTCAGCTCCTCCTTCAGAACCTTGTTCTCCTCCTGGATTCCCGTTCCTTTCTTTCCGGCTTCTGGAAGTTCGATTCCAGCCTCACGCAGTTTCTGAGGAAAACATGGGAACACAAACGTTAACGTCCTGACTGACCCGAACGTTACGCATTCACTCGCTCTGATTTATCCAGAAAGTTCCTCTAAACTAGCATCAGCTGCTGATCTCAACTGCTCCTCTGACTTCCTGTTACCTCCTGGATTAAACAATAATCTGTTTAATCTGGCCCGTCTCCGCCCATTCAAACCTGCGCTTTTGATTGGCTCGTTACGATGATGTCATCTGCTACCAAATAGACCGGATTGCACTAACTGGACTGAGTAGCTGAATGCATTTCAGGACTTCCAGCTGTGACCTTTGCCCTCCAGCTGACCTGAGCGACGCTGCAATCTGAACTCCATCCATCTAAGAAGCTCAAACGTTTCTGTGAGGAGAAGGAAGTCGTTTCCACCCATGCCACAAttcaaaacattcagaaatCAGCGTCAACGGAAACCCGGCAGCAGACGGTCGTCGTGTTGGCAGCAACACGTCGACCGTCTGCTGCATCGCCGGTGCCGATCCGCCTCAGACGACCCGTAGAaccagagaggaggaagaggcggTCGTCACCTCCTGCAGCGCCTCGTTCTCCTCCATGAAGCTCTGCGCCGCGGCGCTGGCGCCCTCCGCCTGCTTCCTGAACGCCTCGTTGGACGCCATGAGGGTGGCCTGCTGCGACAGCAGCGTGGCGAGGCGCCGCAGCAgcctgcagcacaaacacaccaacagtCAGTCAGCAGCATGAACTCTCCTGGGATCAGGGGGTTGAAACACATCCAGTCATCGCTGACATTTCCAGGCTCTGAGggtcacacacccacacacacacacacacacacacacacacacacagtgctgAAGGCGATGATGTCAGAGTGAGTAAGAGGAAGGGAGCAGCAGGCGAGGACGCCGATGTTTCTATAACTTGACTCGTCTGGAGGAGGCGGTGCTGTGTTCATGTTGGGAGTATGTAAATTTGTGGTCTCTACAATGCAACAGCTGCATGGAGTCAGCAGGAGGCGGCCATGTTGTCATGTGACCCAGGAACACGTGCAGCTTGTAAATATCTGCCTGCTGATGCATTCAGGGGCCTTCAGGCAGCTGCAGCTATTTGTGGCAGGTTTCCGCTCCACAACGCAAAGATGCTGCGACGCCGCCGACCCGCTGCCATCATTTCCAGCAGCTCAGCTGGATGTCCAAACAGAACGCCGGTTCTGACCCGACTCCCCACATGGTTCTGGTCTGACTGTAAAGGTCCAGCTGCTCCCAGTCTGGTGAAGATGATGTTCATCTGAAGATCTTTCAGCGTCAGAAACGtccaatgaaacattaaaactgaatgtCGGCTACAGTGACTCCGCGGCCTTTCCCTCCAGTCTGGGACcagcactgggagcactgggactACTTTCAGCGGCGGATGGATCGCTGTGAGGTTGGACACTGATCCAAACAGCAAGGCGGCTTCCTCTCCATCCTCCAAGCTGGGAACCCTATCGGGTCGTTCCGACCAGAAGCGGAGCTGCAGAGAAAGGGCTTCCTCCGCTCCAAATATGGCCGCCGATGACATCACAGCCCCAAAATACTCCCAGCAGCTGCGCCTGTTCCAGCCACGCGTTTCCTCCTGACTCCCGGCGCAGGAGAACTTCCTCCCAGACTCGggttgcagcagctgctggatcacatgctgcagctgctgcaacGCAGCAGGCGGGCTGCTGCCGCCCTCTACTGGTAGGACACATGAACCAAAAGCAGCAGGCGGGCCCAGGCTGAtggacagtgtgtgtgtgtgtgtgtgtgtgtgtgtgtgtgtctctcacAGGCAGAGCA
This genomic window from Xiphophorus couchianus chromosome 24, X_couchianus-1.0, whole genome shotgun sequence contains:
- the bcap31 gene encoding B-cell receptor-associated protein 31; translated protein: MSLQWTAVATFLYAEVFLVLLLCIPFVSPKRWSRIFKSRLVQTVALYGNTWFMVAIAILVFLLIDAFREARKYSLTDKVDVTNNPTAIEHIHMKLFRAQRNEYIAGFALLLCLLLRRLATLLSQQATLMASNEAFRKQAEGASAAAQSFMEENEALQEKLREAGIELPEAGKKGTGIQEENKVLKEELKTLKEQLQDTKKALQKSDSDVTAMKKQAENLTVEYDRLLQEHSKLQASSDKKSD